A region of Salvia splendens isolate huo1 chromosome 17, SspV2, whole genome shotgun sequence DNA encodes the following proteins:
- the LOC121774873 gene encoding omega-3 fatty acid desaturase, chloroplastic-like has translation MASWVLSGCGLKPLPRIYPMPRTGSNPNPSKLRISTADFSSDSSSLCSVGRGRNWGLNVSAPLRFQEVGEEGNEERESEVVNGFVGGDGFDPGAPPPFKLADIRAAIPKHCWVKNPWKSMSYVVRDVAVVFGLAAAAAYLNNWAAWPLYWFAQGTMFWALFVLGHDCGHGSFSNDPKLNSVAGHLLHSSILVPYHGWRISHRTHHQNHGHVENDESWHPLSEKIYKQLDFVTKKLRFTLPFPMLAYPIYLWSRSPGKKGSHFHPDSDLFVPNERKDVITSTVCWTAMVAILAGLSFVMGPLQLLKLYGIPYFGFVAWLDLVTYLHHHGHEDKLPWYRGKEWSYLRGGLTTLDRDYGWINNIHHDIGTHVIHHLFPQIPHYHLIEATEAAKPVLGKYYKEPQKSGPLPLYLLGVLAKSMKKDHYVSDTGDIVYYQTDPKLN, from the exons ATGGCCAGTTGGGTTCTGTCAGGATGTGGTCTAAAGCCACTTCCAAGAATCTACCCTATGCCAAGAACTGGCTCCAATCCCAATCCCTCAAAGCTGAGAATTTCAACAGCAGATTTCTCCAGTGATTCCAGCTCATTGTGCAGTGTTGGTAGAGGGAGGAATTGGGGTTTGAATGTGAGTGCCCCACTGAGATTTCAGGAGGTGGGGGAGGAGGGGAATGAGGAGAGGGAGAGTGAGGTGGTAAATGGTTTTGTTGGTGGTGATGGATTTGACCCTGGTGCACCACCCCCATTCAAGCTGGCTGATATTAGGGCAGCCATTCCTAAGCATTGTTGGGTCAAGAATCCATGGAAGTCCATGAGCTATGTTGTGAGAGATGTTGCTGTGGTTTTTGGattggctgctgctgctgcctaTTTGAACAACTGGGCTGCGTGGCCCCTCTACTGGTTTGCTCAGGGAACTATGTTTTGGGCTCTGTTTGTTCTTGGCCATGATTG TGGACATGGGAGCTTTTCCAATGATCCAAAGTTGAATAGTGTTGCTGGCCACCTGCTTCACTCTTCCATCCTTGTTCCTTATCATGGATG GAGAATTAGTCACAGGACACACCATCAGAACCATGGACATGTTGAGAATGATGAATCTTGGCATCCA TTGTCTGAGAAGATATACAAGCAATTGGATTTTGTGACCAAGAAGTTGAGGTTCACATTGCCTTTTCCTATGTTGGCTTATCCCATCTATCTG TGGAGCAGAAGTCCAGGAAAGAAAGGCTCTCATTTCCATCCAGACAGTGATTTGTTCGTTCCAAACGAGAGGAAAGATGTCATTACCTCAACTGTTTGTTGGACCGCAATGGTTGCAATTCTTGCAGGGCTCTCTTTCGTTATGGGTCCTCTTCAGCTGCTAAAACTCTATGGCATACCTTACTTT GGATTCGTGGCGTGGCTTGATCTAGTTACCTACCTGCATCACCATGGCCACGAGGATAAGCTCCCTTGGTACCGAGGAAAG GAGTGGAGTTACCTAAGAGGGGGGCTCACGACGCTTGATCGCGACTATGGATGGATAAACAACATCCACCACGACATAGGGACACACGTTATACATCACCTCTTCCCCCAAATCCCACACTACCATTTGATAGAAGCA ACGGAAGCAGCAAAGCCTGTGCTCGGAAAATATTATAAGGAGCCTCAGAAATCAGGCCCTCTTCCGTTATACTTGTTGGGAGTCCTCGCAAAGAGCATGAAAAAGGATCATTATGTGAGTGACACGGGCGACATAGTGTACTACCAGACCGATCCTAAGCTGAATTGA